A window of Candidatus Caccoplasma merdavium genomic DNA:
CGAGGGCATTGGCGCTGTAATTGTTGGTGTGTCGCCCCGGGTGGTTGTAGTAGTCGTGCGGAATTCCCCGTCTGAGCAATTCCTTATGGAGTCGCTGGTTGACGGTATAGAAGAAATCGTCATATCCGCAGTCGAAGACTATGTGCGGGTTTCCCGGTGTCAGACTGTCGAGCTGGTTGATGACGGTGTGGGCGTCCCACACATCGGGATTTTCTTCATAGGGTCCGAGCTGTTCTTTCATTTTCCAGTTGTCGGGGAAGGGGCGAATGTCTACTCCGCCGCTGATGCTACCTCCGGCGCCGAAAATGTCGGGGTGGCGCATCGAGAGCCACAGCCCGCCGTGGCCGCCCATGCTGAATCCCGTGATGGCACGTCCGCCTCGGTCGGCCCGGGTGGCGTAGTGCGAGTCGATGTAGCCGGTGAGTTCGTGCGCGACGAATGTCTCGAATTGCGATTGGGGTTGGGTGGGGCTGTCCCAGTACCAACTGCTTTCGCCATCGGGACAAACAAAGATGAGGCTGTTGCGTGTGGCAATATCGTTGAGCGAGGGTTT
This region includes:
- a CDS encoding esterase family protein translates to MKQLLTLLLALVALQTQAKVVKDKVPSDKMGRSILCVIVLPDNYDPQAAYPAIYLLHGFGGNQNTWIAVKPSLNDIATRNSLIFVCPDGESSWYWDSPTQPQSQFETFVAHELTGYIDSHYATRADRGGRAITGFSMGGHGGLWLSMRHPDIFGAGGSISGGVDIRPFPDNWKMKEQLGPYEENPDVWDAHTVINQLDSLTPGNPHIVFDCGYDDFFYTVNQRLHKELLRRGIPHDYYNHPGRHTNNYSANALDYQILFFNKYFDSAVK